In a genomic window of Halostella litorea:
- a CDS encoding ABC transporter permease — translation MTRVGTALRLGAREFRRTPVLVALLVVAPAYVIGLFTLVAPDGRAVLHLVGGDTVRTTLPEAFPAFTTPMTAALLAGVAGLFLMHSAADADGRLVVAGYRPRQVVLSRLGLLVVVSAVASAVSVGVMLTAFEPESLGWFLLGTALTALLYGMVGVLAGVLLDELPGVYLILFGSMIDLFVFQNPLATSRPDLATALPGHFPLALAMNAGFGGGVDLGQLAGGLAYLAALTAASTLAFYRQMRVA, via the coding sequence GCTCGGCGCCCGCGAGTTCCGGCGGACGCCGGTGCTTGTCGCCCTGCTCGTGGTCGCGCCGGCGTACGTCATCGGTCTGTTCACGCTCGTCGCGCCCGACGGCCGGGCGGTGCTCCACCTCGTCGGCGGCGACACCGTCCGGACGACGCTCCCGGAGGCGTTCCCGGCGTTCACGACGCCGATGACCGCCGCGCTGCTCGCGGGCGTCGCCGGGCTGTTCCTGATGCACTCGGCGGCCGACGCCGACGGCCGGCTGGTCGTCGCCGGCTACCGCCCCCGGCAGGTCGTCCTCTCGCGGCTCGGCCTGCTGGTCGTCGTATCAGCCGTCGCGAGCGCCGTCTCCGTCGGGGTGATGCTGACGGCGTTCGAGCCGGAATCGCTCGGGTGGTTCCTCCTCGGCACCGCCCTGACCGCCCTGCTGTACGGGATGGTCGGCGTGCTCGCCGGCGTCCTGCTCGACGAGCTCCCCGGCGTCTACCTCATCCTCTTCGGGTCGATGATCGACCTGTTCGTCTTCCAGAACCCGCTGGCGACGAGCCGGCCCGATCTGGCGACCGCCCTGCCGGGCCACTTCCCGCTGGCGCTGGCGATGAACGCGGGCTTCGGCGGCGGCGTCGACCTCGGACAGCTCGCCGGGGGCCTCGCCTACCTCGCCGCCCTGACCGCGGCCTCGACGCTGGCGTTCTACCGGCAGATGCGGGTCGCGTAG